Proteins encoded within one genomic window of Brassica rapa cultivar Chiifu-401-42 chromosome A09, CAAS_Brap_v3.01, whole genome shotgun sequence:
- the LOC103840130 gene encoding beta-1,6-galactosyltransferase GALT31A, with the protein MGMGRHQKSGVPARWVIVLCISSFLLGVLVINRLLATSETVDSNGRASSDQATSLHPLVDCQNKEGDTLSRVSHTHDVIKTLDKTISSLEVELATARAAARSDGSPAVSKAVADQSKERPRMFFVMGIMTAFSSRKRRDSIRGTWLPKGDELKRLETEKGIIMRFVIGHSSSPGGVLDHTIEAEEEQHKDFFRLNHIEGYHELSSKTQIYFSSAVAKWDADFYIKVDDDVHVNLGMLGSTLARHRSKPRVYIGCMKSGPVLAQKGVKYHEPEYWKFGEEGNKYFRHATGQIYAVSKDLATYISVNRQLLHKYANEDVSLGSWFIGLDVEHIDDRSLCCGTPLDCEWKGQAGNPCAASFDWSCSGICKSVDRMLEVHQRCGEGQGAIWHTSF; encoded by the exons atgGGAATGGGGAGGCATCAGAAATCTGGAGTTCCAGCGAGATGGGTTATTGTTCTCTGCATTTCTAGCTTCCTCCTCGGTGTTCTTGTCATTAACAG GCTTTTGGCTACTTCTGAAACCGTAGATAGCAATGGGAGAGCTTCATCTGATCAAGCTACATCACTTCATCCTCTTGTTGATTGCCAGAACAAG GAAGGAGACACTCTATCTCGAGTTTCCCATACTCATGATGTTATCAA GACACTAGACAAAACAATATCGTCCCTTGAAGTGGAACTAGCTACGGCTCGAGCAGCAGCAAGATCTGATGGATCTCCAGCTGTTTCAAAAGCAGTAGCTGATCAATCAAAGGAACGGCCTCGGATGTTCTTCGTGATGGGAATCATGACTGCTTTCAGTAGCAGAAAACGAAGAGACTCCATAAGAGGAACCTGGCTCCCTAAAG GAGATGAACTGAAAAGATTGGAGACAGAGAAAGGAATCATTATGCGATTTGTCATTGGTCACAG TTCCTCTCCTGGGGGAGTCTTGGACCACACAATTGAAGCAGAAGAAGAACAACACAAGGACTTCTTTCGCCTG AATCACATAGAAGGTTATCATGAGTTATCATCTAAAACCCAAATATACTTCTCATCGGCTGTTGCAAAATGGGATGCGGACTTCTACATCAAAGTGGATGATGATGTTCACGTTAATCTCG GAATGCTTGGTTCTACATTGGCTCGCCACAGATCAAAACCGCGAGTGTACATTGGGTGCATGAAGTCTGGACCTGTCCTTGCTCAAAA AGGAGTCAAGTACCATGAGCCGGAATATTGGAAGTTCGGTGAAGAAGGAAACAAGTACTTCAGACATGCCACTGGACAAATCTATGCCGTCTCCAAAGACTTAGCAACCTATATCTCAGTAAACCG GCAACTACTACACAAGTACGCGAATGAAGATGTCTCTTTAGGATCATGGTTCATTGGTCTAGATGTTGAACACATCGATGACAGAAGCCTCTGCTGCGGAACACCCTTAG ATTGTGAGTGGAAGGGTCAAGCAGGAAACCCTTGCGCAGCATCCTTCGACTGGAGCTGCAGTGGAATCTGCAAATCAGTGGATAGAATGCTTGAAGTACACCAACGTTGCGGAGAAGGCCAAGGAGCAATCTGGCACACCAGTTTCTAA
- the LOC103840131 gene encoding uncharacterized protein LOC103840131, with the protein MNSMFSAFDAMCAEMMGKKVTAASYICNRSEINAASSGGGGQTVASLKKDEKATNLAAAAKQPRFALELDGLQFFETIVRS; encoded by the coding sequence ATGAATTCGATGTTCAGTGCTTTCGACGCCATGTGCGCTGAGATGATGGGCAAGAAAGTCACCGCTGCGTCTTACATCTGCAACCGCTCTGAAATCAACGCCGCTTCTTCCGGCGGCGGCGGTCAAACCGTGGCTTCGCTGAAGAAAGACGAAAAAGCTACAAACTTGGCGGCGGCAGCGAAGCAACCGAGGTTTGCTCTTGAGCTCGACGGGCTTCAATTCTTCGAAACCATTGTTCGTTCTTGA